The proteins below are encoded in one region of Labeo rohita strain BAU-BD-2019 chromosome 15, IGBB_LRoh.1.0, whole genome shotgun sequence:
- the sh3bgr gene encoding SH3 domain-binding glutamic acid-rich protein isoform X18 gives MVIKVFLASSSGSTAIKKKQQDVVGFLEALKIDYAQLDIASNEDNRKWMRENVPGEKKPTNGIPLPPQIFNEEMYCGDYDTFFEAKEDNSVYEFLGLTPPPGSKRKVAEEEVQEEEEEDRED, from the exons ATGGTCATTAAAGTCTTCCTGGCATCCTCCTCGGGATCGACGGCG ATCAAAAAGAAACAGCAAGATGTTGTCGGGTTTCTCGAGGCACTTAAAATCGATTACGCACAACTTGACATTGCTTCAAATGAGGACAACCGGAAGTGGATGAGGGAAAATGTCCCTGGAGAAAAGAAGCCCACCAATGGAATTCCTCTTCCTCCACAGATTTTCAATGAAGAGATGTATTGTGGG GACTATGACACATTCTTTGAAGCCAAAGAGGACAACTCAGTCTATGAATTTTTGGGTCTGACACCTCCACCAGGATCtaag AGAAAGGTAGCTGAGGAGGAAGTGCAG gaggaagaagaagaggatAGG
- the sh3bgr gene encoding SH3 domain-binding glutamic acid-rich protein isoform X5, with protein MVIKVFLASSSGSTAIKKKQQDVVGFLEALKIDYAQLDIASNEDNRKWMRENVPGEKKPTNGIPLPPQIFNEEMYCGDYDTFFEAKEDNSVYEFLGLTPPPGSKEAQQGENTQKLHNGSVTEEHLDDDTTKKEIVEAEQNGDVHPAELEDDDPGKTVETDAQDENAEEEEPAEEDEESRKVAEEEVQEEEEEDREEEELRELEEEEEQASEED; from the exons ATGGTCATTAAAGTCTTCCTGGCATCCTCCTCGGGATCGACGGCG ATCAAAAAGAAACAGCAAGATGTTGTCGGGTTTCTCGAGGCACTTAAAATCGATTACGCACAACTTGACATTGCTTCAAATGAGGACAACCGGAAGTGGATGAGGGAAAATGTCCCTGGAGAAAAGAAGCCCACCAATGGAATTCCTCTTCCTCCACAGATTTTCAATGAAGAGATGTATTGTGGG GACTATGACACATTCTTTGAAGCCAAAGAGGACAACTCAGTCTATGAATTTTTGGGTCTGACACCTCCACCAGGATCtaag GAGGCACAACAAggtgaaaacacacaaaagctTCATAATGGATCTGTGACAGAGGAACATCTTGATGATGACACAACA AAAAAGGAAATTGTAGAGGCTGAGCAGAATGGAGATGTACACCCAGCAGAGCTGGAAGACGACGATCCAGGCAAGACGGTAGAGACAGATGCTCAAGATGAGAACGCAGAAGAGGAGGAACCGGCAGAAGAAGACGAAGAAAGT AGAAAGGTAGCTGAGGAGGAAGTGCAG gaggaagaagaagaggatAGG GAGGAAGAAGAACTCCGAGAGCTTGAG GAGGAAGAGGAACAAGCCTCAGAG
- the sh3bgr gene encoding SH3 domain-binding glutamic acid-rich protein isoform X9: MVIKVFLASSSGSTAIKKKQQDVVGFLEALKIDYAQLDIASNEDNRKWMRENVPGEKKPTNGIPLPPQIFNEEMYCGDYDTFFEAKEDNSVYEFLGLTPPPGSKEAQQGENTQKLHNGSVTEEHLDDDTTKKEIVEAEQNGDVHPAELEDDDPGKTVETDAQDENAEEEEPAEEDEESRKVAEEEVQEEEEEDRED; encoded by the exons ATGGTCATTAAAGTCTTCCTGGCATCCTCCTCGGGATCGACGGCG ATCAAAAAGAAACAGCAAGATGTTGTCGGGTTTCTCGAGGCACTTAAAATCGATTACGCACAACTTGACATTGCTTCAAATGAGGACAACCGGAAGTGGATGAGGGAAAATGTCCCTGGAGAAAAGAAGCCCACCAATGGAATTCCTCTTCCTCCACAGATTTTCAATGAAGAGATGTATTGTGGG GACTATGACACATTCTTTGAAGCCAAAGAGGACAACTCAGTCTATGAATTTTTGGGTCTGACACCTCCACCAGGATCtaag GAGGCACAACAAggtgaaaacacacaaaagctTCATAATGGATCTGTGACAGAGGAACATCTTGATGATGACACAACA AAAAAGGAAATTGTAGAGGCTGAGCAGAATGGAGATGTACACCCAGCAGAGCTGGAAGACGACGATCCAGGCAAGACGGTAGAGACAGATGCTCAAGATGAGAACGCAGAAGAGGAGGAACCGGCAGAAGAAGACGAAGAAAGT AGAAAGGTAGCTGAGGAGGAAGTGCAG gaggaagaagaagaggatAGG
- the sh3bgr gene encoding SH3 domain-binding glutamic acid-rich protein isoform X10 — translation MVIKVFLASSSGSTAIKKKQQDVVGFLEALKIDYAQLDIASNEDNRKWMRENVPGEKKPTNGIPLPPQIFNEEMYCGDYDTFFEAKEDNSVYEFLGLTPPPGSKEAQQGENTQKLHNGSVTEEHLDDDTTRKVAEEEVQEEEEEDRVEDNHLVSEAEDELVSEEEEELRELEEEEEQASEED, via the exons ATGGTCATTAAAGTCTTCCTGGCATCCTCCTCGGGATCGACGGCG ATCAAAAAGAAACAGCAAGATGTTGTCGGGTTTCTCGAGGCACTTAAAATCGATTACGCACAACTTGACATTGCTTCAAATGAGGACAACCGGAAGTGGATGAGGGAAAATGTCCCTGGAGAAAAGAAGCCCACCAATGGAATTCCTCTTCCTCCACAGATTTTCAATGAAGAGATGTATTGTGGG GACTATGACACATTCTTTGAAGCCAAAGAGGACAACTCAGTCTATGAATTTTTGGGTCTGACACCTCCACCAGGATCtaag GAGGCACAACAAggtgaaaacacacaaaagctTCATAATGGATCTGTGACAGAGGAACATCTTGATGATGACACAACA AGAAAGGTAGCTGAGGAGGAAGTGCAG gaggaagaagaagaggatAGG GTTGAGGACAACCATCTGGTCTCAGAG gcaGAAGATGAATTGGTGTCTGAG GAGGAAGAAGAACTCCGAGAGCTTGAG GAGGAAGAGGAACAAGCCTCAGAG
- the sh3bgr gene encoding SH3 domain-binding glutamic acid-rich protein isoform X7 encodes MVIKVFLASSSGSTAIKKKQQDVVGFLEALKIDYAQLDIASNEDNRKWMRENVPGEKKPTNGIPLPPQIFNEEMYCGDYDTFFEAKEDNSVYEFLGLTPPPGSKEAQQGENTQKLHNGSVTEEHLDDDTTKKEIVEAEQNGDVHPAELEDDDPGKTVETDAQDENAEEEEPAEEDEESRKVAEEEVQEEEEEDREEEEQASEED; translated from the exons ATGGTCATTAAAGTCTTCCTGGCATCCTCCTCGGGATCGACGGCG ATCAAAAAGAAACAGCAAGATGTTGTCGGGTTTCTCGAGGCACTTAAAATCGATTACGCACAACTTGACATTGCTTCAAATGAGGACAACCGGAAGTGGATGAGGGAAAATGTCCCTGGAGAAAAGAAGCCCACCAATGGAATTCCTCTTCCTCCACAGATTTTCAATGAAGAGATGTATTGTGGG GACTATGACACATTCTTTGAAGCCAAAGAGGACAACTCAGTCTATGAATTTTTGGGTCTGACACCTCCACCAGGATCtaag GAGGCACAACAAggtgaaaacacacaaaagctTCATAATGGATCTGTGACAGAGGAACATCTTGATGATGACACAACA AAAAAGGAAATTGTAGAGGCTGAGCAGAATGGAGATGTACACCCAGCAGAGCTGGAAGACGACGATCCAGGCAAGACGGTAGAGACAGATGCTCAAGATGAGAACGCAGAAGAGGAGGAACCGGCAGAAGAAGACGAAGAAAGT AGAAAGGTAGCTGAGGAGGAAGTGCAG gaggaagaagaagaggatAGG GAGGAAGAGGAACAAGCCTCAGAG
- the sh3bgr gene encoding SH3 domain-binding glutamic acid-rich protein isoform X8: MVIKVFLASSSGSTAIKKKQQDVVGFLEALKIDYAQLDIASNEDNRKWMRENVPGEKKPTNGIPLPPQIFNEEMYCGDYDTFFEAKEDNSVYEFLGLTPPPGSKKKEIVEAEQNGDVHPAELEDDDPGKTVETDAQDENAEEEEPAEEDEESRKVAEEEVQEEEEEDRVEDNHLVSEAEDELVSEEEEELRELEEEEEQASEED, from the exons ATGGTCATTAAAGTCTTCCTGGCATCCTCCTCGGGATCGACGGCG ATCAAAAAGAAACAGCAAGATGTTGTCGGGTTTCTCGAGGCACTTAAAATCGATTACGCACAACTTGACATTGCTTCAAATGAGGACAACCGGAAGTGGATGAGGGAAAATGTCCCTGGAGAAAAGAAGCCCACCAATGGAATTCCTCTTCCTCCACAGATTTTCAATGAAGAGATGTATTGTGGG GACTATGACACATTCTTTGAAGCCAAAGAGGACAACTCAGTCTATGAATTTTTGGGTCTGACACCTCCACCAGGATCtaag AAAAAGGAAATTGTAGAGGCTGAGCAGAATGGAGATGTACACCCAGCAGAGCTGGAAGACGACGATCCAGGCAAGACGGTAGAGACAGATGCTCAAGATGAGAACGCAGAAGAGGAGGAACCGGCAGAAGAAGACGAAGAAAGT AGAAAGGTAGCTGAGGAGGAAGTGCAG gaggaagaagaagaggatAGG GTTGAGGACAACCATCTGGTCTCAGAG gcaGAAGATGAATTGGTGTCTGAG GAGGAAGAAGAACTCCGAGAGCTTGAG GAGGAAGAGGAACAAGCCTCAGAG
- the sh3bgr gene encoding SH3 domain-binding glutamic acid-rich protein isoform X15, with protein MVIKVFLASSSGSTAIKKKQQDVVGFLEALKIDYAQLDIASNEDNRKWMRENVPGEKKPTNGIPLPPQIFNEEMYCGDYDTFFEAKEDNSVYEFLGLTPPPGSKEAQQGENTQKLHNGSVTEEHLDDDTTRKVAEEEVQEEEEEDRED; from the exons ATGGTCATTAAAGTCTTCCTGGCATCCTCCTCGGGATCGACGGCG ATCAAAAAGAAACAGCAAGATGTTGTCGGGTTTCTCGAGGCACTTAAAATCGATTACGCACAACTTGACATTGCTTCAAATGAGGACAACCGGAAGTGGATGAGGGAAAATGTCCCTGGAGAAAAGAAGCCCACCAATGGAATTCCTCTTCCTCCACAGATTTTCAATGAAGAGATGTATTGTGGG GACTATGACACATTCTTTGAAGCCAAAGAGGACAACTCAGTCTATGAATTTTTGGGTCTGACACCTCCACCAGGATCtaag GAGGCACAACAAggtgaaaacacacaaaagctTCATAATGGATCTGTGACAGAGGAACATCTTGATGATGACACAACA AGAAAGGTAGCTGAGGAGGAAGTGCAG gaggaagaagaagaggatAGG
- the sh3bgr gene encoding SH3 domain-binding glutamic acid-rich protein isoform X13, translating to MVIKVFLASSSGSTAIKKKQQDVVGFLEALKIDYAQLDIASNEDNRKWMRENVPGEKKPTNGIPLPPQIFNEEMYCGDYDTFFEAKEDNSVYEFLGLTPPPGSKEAQQGENTQKLHNGSVTEEHLDDDTTRKVAEEEVQEEEEEDREEEEQASEED from the exons ATGGTCATTAAAGTCTTCCTGGCATCCTCCTCGGGATCGACGGCG ATCAAAAAGAAACAGCAAGATGTTGTCGGGTTTCTCGAGGCACTTAAAATCGATTACGCACAACTTGACATTGCTTCAAATGAGGACAACCGGAAGTGGATGAGGGAAAATGTCCCTGGAGAAAAGAAGCCCACCAATGGAATTCCTCTTCCTCCACAGATTTTCAATGAAGAGATGTATTGTGGG GACTATGACACATTCTTTGAAGCCAAAGAGGACAACTCAGTCTATGAATTTTTGGGTCTGACACCTCCACCAGGATCtaag GAGGCACAACAAggtgaaaacacacaaaagctTCATAATGGATCTGTGACAGAGGAACATCTTGATGATGACACAACA AGAAAGGTAGCTGAGGAGGAAGTGCAG gaggaagaagaagaggatAGG GAGGAAGAGGAACAAGCCTCAGAG
- the sh3bgr gene encoding SH3 domain-binding glutamic acid-rich protein isoform X14 produces the protein MVIKVFLASSSGSTAIKKKQQDVVGFLEALKIDYAQLDIASNEDNRKWMRENVPGEKKPTNGIPLPPQIFNEEMYCGDYDTFFEAKEDNSVYEFLGLTPPPGSKRKVAEEEVQEEEEEDRVEDNHLVSEEEEELRELEEEEEQASEED, from the exons ATGGTCATTAAAGTCTTCCTGGCATCCTCCTCGGGATCGACGGCG ATCAAAAAGAAACAGCAAGATGTTGTCGGGTTTCTCGAGGCACTTAAAATCGATTACGCACAACTTGACATTGCTTCAAATGAGGACAACCGGAAGTGGATGAGGGAAAATGTCCCTGGAGAAAAGAAGCCCACCAATGGAATTCCTCTTCCTCCACAGATTTTCAATGAAGAGATGTATTGTGGG GACTATGACACATTCTTTGAAGCCAAAGAGGACAACTCAGTCTATGAATTTTTGGGTCTGACACCTCCACCAGGATCtaag AGAAAGGTAGCTGAGGAGGAAGTGCAG gaggaagaagaagaggatAGG GTTGAGGACAACCATCTGGTCTCAGAG GAGGAAGAAGAACTCCGAGAGCTTGAG GAGGAAGAGGAACAAGCCTCAGAG
- the sh3bgr gene encoding SH3 domain-binding glutamic acid-rich protein isoform X1 — MVIKVFLASSSGSTAIKKKQQDVVGFLEALKIDYAQLDIASNEDNRKWMRENVPGEKKPTNGIPLPPQIFNEEMYCGDYDTFFEAKEDNSVYEFLGLTPPPGSKEAQQGENTQKLHNGSVTEEHLDDDTTKKEIVEAEQNGDVHPAELEDDDPGKTVETDAQDENAEEEEPAEEDEESRKVAEEEVQEEEEEDRVEDNHLVSEAEDELVSEEEEELRELEEEEEQASEED; from the exons ATGGTCATTAAAGTCTTCCTGGCATCCTCCTCGGGATCGACGGCG ATCAAAAAGAAACAGCAAGATGTTGTCGGGTTTCTCGAGGCACTTAAAATCGATTACGCACAACTTGACATTGCTTCAAATGAGGACAACCGGAAGTGGATGAGGGAAAATGTCCCTGGAGAAAAGAAGCCCACCAATGGAATTCCTCTTCCTCCACAGATTTTCAATGAAGAGATGTATTGTGGG GACTATGACACATTCTTTGAAGCCAAAGAGGACAACTCAGTCTATGAATTTTTGGGTCTGACACCTCCACCAGGATCtaag GAGGCACAACAAggtgaaaacacacaaaagctTCATAATGGATCTGTGACAGAGGAACATCTTGATGATGACACAACA AAAAAGGAAATTGTAGAGGCTGAGCAGAATGGAGATGTACACCCAGCAGAGCTGGAAGACGACGATCCAGGCAAGACGGTAGAGACAGATGCTCAAGATGAGAACGCAGAAGAGGAGGAACCGGCAGAAGAAGACGAAGAAAGT AGAAAGGTAGCTGAGGAGGAAGTGCAG gaggaagaagaagaggatAGG GTTGAGGACAACCATCTGGTCTCAGAG gcaGAAGATGAATTGGTGTCTGAG GAGGAAGAAGAACTCCGAGAGCTTGAG GAGGAAGAGGAACAAGCCTCAGAG
- the sh3bgr gene encoding SH3 domain-binding glutamic acid-rich protein isoform X4: protein MVIKVFLASSSGSTAIKKKQQDVVGFLEALKIDYAQLDIASNEDNRKWMRENVPGEKKPTNGIPLPPQIFNEEMYCGDYDTFFEAKEDNSVYEFLGLTPPPGSKEAQQGENTQKLHNGSVTEEHLDDDTTKKEIVEAEQNGDVHPAELEDDDPGKTVETDAQDENAEEEEPAEEDEESRKVAEEEVQEEEEEDRVEDNHLVSEEEEELRELEED, encoded by the exons ATGGTCATTAAAGTCTTCCTGGCATCCTCCTCGGGATCGACGGCG ATCAAAAAGAAACAGCAAGATGTTGTCGGGTTTCTCGAGGCACTTAAAATCGATTACGCACAACTTGACATTGCTTCAAATGAGGACAACCGGAAGTGGATGAGGGAAAATGTCCCTGGAGAAAAGAAGCCCACCAATGGAATTCCTCTTCCTCCACAGATTTTCAATGAAGAGATGTATTGTGGG GACTATGACACATTCTTTGAAGCCAAAGAGGACAACTCAGTCTATGAATTTTTGGGTCTGACACCTCCACCAGGATCtaag GAGGCACAACAAggtgaaaacacacaaaagctTCATAATGGATCTGTGACAGAGGAACATCTTGATGATGACACAACA AAAAAGGAAATTGTAGAGGCTGAGCAGAATGGAGATGTACACCCAGCAGAGCTGGAAGACGACGATCCAGGCAAGACGGTAGAGACAGATGCTCAAGATGAGAACGCAGAAGAGGAGGAACCGGCAGAAGAAGACGAAGAAAGT AGAAAGGTAGCTGAGGAGGAAGTGCAG gaggaagaagaagaggatAGG GTTGAGGACAACCATCTGGTCTCAGAG GAGGAAGAAGAACTCCGAGAGCTTGAG
- the sh3bgr gene encoding SH3 domain-binding glutamic acid-rich protein isoform X17 — MVIKVFLASSSGSTAIKKKQQDVVGFLEALKIDYAQLDIASNEDNRKWMRENVPGEKKPTNGIPLPPQIFNEEMYCGDYDTFFEAKEDNSVYEFLGLTPPPGSKRKVAEEEVQEEEEEDREEEEQASEED, encoded by the exons ATGGTCATTAAAGTCTTCCTGGCATCCTCCTCGGGATCGACGGCG ATCAAAAAGAAACAGCAAGATGTTGTCGGGTTTCTCGAGGCACTTAAAATCGATTACGCACAACTTGACATTGCTTCAAATGAGGACAACCGGAAGTGGATGAGGGAAAATGTCCCTGGAGAAAAGAAGCCCACCAATGGAATTCCTCTTCCTCCACAGATTTTCAATGAAGAGATGTATTGTGGG GACTATGACACATTCTTTGAAGCCAAAGAGGACAACTCAGTCTATGAATTTTTGGGTCTGACACCTCCACCAGGATCtaag AGAAAGGTAGCTGAGGAGGAAGTGCAG gaggaagaagaagaggatAGG GAGGAAGAGGAACAAGCCTCAGAG
- the sh3bgr gene encoding SH3 domain-binding glutamic acid-rich protein isoform X2 → MVIKVFLASSSGSTAIKKKQQDVVGFLEALKIDYAQLDIASNEDNRKWMRENVPGEKKPTNGIPLPPQIFNEEMYCGDYDTFFEAKEDNSVYEFLGLTPPPGSKEAQQGENTQKLHNGSVTEEHLDDDTTKKEIVEAEQNGDVHPAELEDDDPGKTVETDAQDENAEEEEPAEEDEESRKVAEEEVQEEEEEDRVEDNHLVSEEEEELRELEEEEEQASEED, encoded by the exons ATGGTCATTAAAGTCTTCCTGGCATCCTCCTCGGGATCGACGGCG ATCAAAAAGAAACAGCAAGATGTTGTCGGGTTTCTCGAGGCACTTAAAATCGATTACGCACAACTTGACATTGCTTCAAATGAGGACAACCGGAAGTGGATGAGGGAAAATGTCCCTGGAGAAAAGAAGCCCACCAATGGAATTCCTCTTCCTCCACAGATTTTCAATGAAGAGATGTATTGTGGG GACTATGACACATTCTTTGAAGCCAAAGAGGACAACTCAGTCTATGAATTTTTGGGTCTGACACCTCCACCAGGATCtaag GAGGCACAACAAggtgaaaacacacaaaagctTCATAATGGATCTGTGACAGAGGAACATCTTGATGATGACACAACA AAAAAGGAAATTGTAGAGGCTGAGCAGAATGGAGATGTACACCCAGCAGAGCTGGAAGACGACGATCCAGGCAAGACGGTAGAGACAGATGCTCAAGATGAGAACGCAGAAGAGGAGGAACCGGCAGAAGAAGACGAAGAAAGT AGAAAGGTAGCTGAGGAGGAAGTGCAG gaggaagaagaagaggatAGG GTTGAGGACAACCATCTGGTCTCAGAG GAGGAAGAAGAACTCCGAGAGCTTGAG GAGGAAGAGGAACAAGCCTCAGAG
- the sh3bgr gene encoding SH3 domain-binding glutamic acid-rich protein isoform X16, translated as MVIKVFLASSSGSTAIKKKQQDVVGFLEALKIDYAQLDIASNEDNRKWMRENVPGEKKPTNGIPLPPQIFNEEMYCGDYDTFFEAKEDNSVYEFLGLTPPPGSKRKVAEEEVQEEEEEDREEEELRELEEEEEQASEED; from the exons ATGGTCATTAAAGTCTTCCTGGCATCCTCCTCGGGATCGACGGCG ATCAAAAAGAAACAGCAAGATGTTGTCGGGTTTCTCGAGGCACTTAAAATCGATTACGCACAACTTGACATTGCTTCAAATGAGGACAACCGGAAGTGGATGAGGGAAAATGTCCCTGGAGAAAAGAAGCCCACCAATGGAATTCCTCTTCCTCCACAGATTTTCAATGAAGAGATGTATTGTGGG GACTATGACACATTCTTTGAAGCCAAAGAGGACAACTCAGTCTATGAATTTTTGGGTCTGACACCTCCACCAGGATCtaag AGAAAGGTAGCTGAGGAGGAAGTGCAG gaggaagaagaagaggatAGG GAGGAAGAAGAACTCCGAGAGCTTGAG GAGGAAGAGGAACAAGCCTCAGAG
- the sh3bgr gene encoding SH3 domain-binding glutamic acid-rich protein isoform X11 — MVIKVFLASSSGSTAIKKKQQDVVGFLEALKIDYAQLDIASNEDNRKWMRENVPGEKKPTNGIPLPPQIFNEEMYCGDYDTFFEAKEDNSVYEFLGLTPPPGSKEAQQGENTQKLHNGSVTEEHLDDDTTRKVAEEEVQEEEEEDRVEDNHLVSEEEEELRELEEEEEQASEED; from the exons ATGGTCATTAAAGTCTTCCTGGCATCCTCCTCGGGATCGACGGCG ATCAAAAAGAAACAGCAAGATGTTGTCGGGTTTCTCGAGGCACTTAAAATCGATTACGCACAACTTGACATTGCTTCAAATGAGGACAACCGGAAGTGGATGAGGGAAAATGTCCCTGGAGAAAAGAAGCCCACCAATGGAATTCCTCTTCCTCCACAGATTTTCAATGAAGAGATGTATTGTGGG GACTATGACACATTCTTTGAAGCCAAAGAGGACAACTCAGTCTATGAATTTTTGGGTCTGACACCTCCACCAGGATCtaag GAGGCACAACAAggtgaaaacacacaaaagctTCATAATGGATCTGTGACAGAGGAACATCTTGATGATGACACAACA AGAAAGGTAGCTGAGGAGGAAGTGCAG gaggaagaagaagaggatAGG GTTGAGGACAACCATCTGGTCTCAGAG GAGGAAGAAGAACTCCGAGAGCTTGAG GAGGAAGAGGAACAAGCCTCAGAG
- the sh3bgr gene encoding SH3 domain-binding glutamic acid-rich protein isoform X12 yields MVIKVFLASSSGSTAIKKKQQDVVGFLEALKIDYAQLDIASNEDNRKWMRENVPGEKKPTNGIPLPPQIFNEEMYCGDYDTFFEAKEDNSVYEFLGLTPPPGSKEAQQGENTQKLHNGSVTEEHLDDDTTRKVAEEEVQEEEEEDREEEELRELEEEEEQASEED; encoded by the exons ATGGTCATTAAAGTCTTCCTGGCATCCTCCTCGGGATCGACGGCG ATCAAAAAGAAACAGCAAGATGTTGTCGGGTTTCTCGAGGCACTTAAAATCGATTACGCACAACTTGACATTGCTTCAAATGAGGACAACCGGAAGTGGATGAGGGAAAATGTCCCTGGAGAAAAGAAGCCCACCAATGGAATTCCTCTTCCTCCACAGATTTTCAATGAAGAGATGTATTGTGGG GACTATGACACATTCTTTGAAGCCAAAGAGGACAACTCAGTCTATGAATTTTTGGGTCTGACACCTCCACCAGGATCtaag GAGGCACAACAAggtgaaaacacacaaaagctTCATAATGGATCTGTGACAGAGGAACATCTTGATGATGACACAACA AGAAAGGTAGCTGAGGAGGAAGTGCAG gaggaagaagaagaggatAGG GAGGAAGAAGAACTCCGAGAGCTTGAG GAGGAAGAGGAACAAGCCTCAGAG
- the sh3bgr gene encoding SH3 domain-binding glutamic acid-rich protein isoform X3 translates to MVIKVFLASSSGSTAIKKKQQDVVGFLEALKIDYAQLDIASNEDNRKWMRENVPGEKKPTNGIPLPPQIFNEEMYCGDYDTFFEAKEDNSVYEFLGLTPPPGSKEAQQGENTQKLHNGSVTEEHLDDDTTKKEIVEAEQNGDVHPAELEDDDPGKTVETDAQDENAEEEEPAEEDEESRKVAEEEVQEEEEEDRVEDNHLVSEAEDELVSEEEEELRELEED, encoded by the exons ATGGTCATTAAAGTCTTCCTGGCATCCTCCTCGGGATCGACGGCG ATCAAAAAGAAACAGCAAGATGTTGTCGGGTTTCTCGAGGCACTTAAAATCGATTACGCACAACTTGACATTGCTTCAAATGAGGACAACCGGAAGTGGATGAGGGAAAATGTCCCTGGAGAAAAGAAGCCCACCAATGGAATTCCTCTTCCTCCACAGATTTTCAATGAAGAGATGTATTGTGGG GACTATGACACATTCTTTGAAGCCAAAGAGGACAACTCAGTCTATGAATTTTTGGGTCTGACACCTCCACCAGGATCtaag GAGGCACAACAAggtgaaaacacacaaaagctTCATAATGGATCTGTGACAGAGGAACATCTTGATGATGACACAACA AAAAAGGAAATTGTAGAGGCTGAGCAGAATGGAGATGTACACCCAGCAGAGCTGGAAGACGACGATCCAGGCAAGACGGTAGAGACAGATGCTCAAGATGAGAACGCAGAAGAGGAGGAACCGGCAGAAGAAGACGAAGAAAGT AGAAAGGTAGCTGAGGAGGAAGTGCAG gaggaagaagaagaggatAGG GTTGAGGACAACCATCTGGTCTCAGAG gcaGAAGATGAATTGGTGTCTGAG GAGGAAGAAGAACTCCGAGAGCTTGAG
- the sh3bgr gene encoding SH3 domain-binding glutamic acid-rich protein isoform X6 encodes MVIKVFLASSSGSTAIKKKQQDVVGFLEALKIDYAQLDIASNEDNRKWMRENVPGEKKPTNGIPLPPQIFNEEMYCGDYDTFFEAKEDNSVYEFLGLTPPPGSKEAQQGENTQKLHNGSVTEEHLDDDTTKKEIVEAEQNGDVHPAELEDDDPGKTVETDAQDENAEEEEPAEEDEESRKVAEEEVQEEEEEDREEEELRELEED; translated from the exons ATGGTCATTAAAGTCTTCCTGGCATCCTCCTCGGGATCGACGGCG ATCAAAAAGAAACAGCAAGATGTTGTCGGGTTTCTCGAGGCACTTAAAATCGATTACGCACAACTTGACATTGCTTCAAATGAGGACAACCGGAAGTGGATGAGGGAAAATGTCCCTGGAGAAAAGAAGCCCACCAATGGAATTCCTCTTCCTCCACAGATTTTCAATGAAGAGATGTATTGTGGG GACTATGACACATTCTTTGAAGCCAAAGAGGACAACTCAGTCTATGAATTTTTGGGTCTGACACCTCCACCAGGATCtaag GAGGCACAACAAggtgaaaacacacaaaagctTCATAATGGATCTGTGACAGAGGAACATCTTGATGATGACACAACA AAAAAGGAAATTGTAGAGGCTGAGCAGAATGGAGATGTACACCCAGCAGAGCTGGAAGACGACGATCCAGGCAAGACGGTAGAGACAGATGCTCAAGATGAGAACGCAGAAGAGGAGGAACCGGCAGAAGAAGACGAAGAAAGT AGAAAGGTAGCTGAGGAGGAAGTGCAG gaggaagaagaagaggatAGG GAGGAAGAAGAACTCCGAGAGCTTGAG